In Carassius auratus strain Wakin unplaced genomic scaffold, ASM336829v1 scaf_tig00215270, whole genome shotgun sequence, one genomic interval encodes:
- the LOC113094185 gene encoding SH2B adapter protein 1-like: MSSSSTPECPLMCMLFAMQQSSSHLPPSPTPSPSPLSPSLLPLSTRPLPPPTPASQPLSSLSETPLPSPSPCLCWTEFWELYARVAAGVFAQHFQALLQENPHNSPDSATAFCHCFTDRSIRHFESEHEGTVSKDGTVCWVTQSNVTSLEEETASLSLLPSEASTPCMPTHTQAAPTPAMTQEGCGSKQFQSAGTFQELYAHTPILPPSSSSSCSSSMGGNNGRREDRGIAVKYNQPGYKDLEEEEDSWVGPVTEEEVEADVVARDNEGEDDMTSERADLSQISTCPNPSGTPANSGSKGNGRSIGGQLKNKLKKWFSLHTVAHSVRGRVHGILHWSRSSSDAPQNCSSANSSALPPSSFGASSKKGRLVREGGVTVCSSSEEFASNHGFPGISFGLLRHGMDSTASGHPTAMGGAAGGKGMHWHECHLVLKEQHGDGGLEYFLEFYIPPTTSNPRMTVPCCSIVDVRSTTATEMPDKENTFLLQLEGQVLYVIETRNAVQIRAWLSEIRGTVF; this comes from the exons ATGAGCAGTTCAAGTACCCCTGAGTGCCCCCTCATGTGCATGTTGTTCGCAATGCAACAAAGTTCGTCTCACCTTCCACCCTCCCCAACTCCATCTCCTTCTCCTCTTTCTCCATCACTGTTGCCACTCTCCACAAGACCCTTGCCTCCTCCAACTCCTGCTAGTCAGCCCTTGTCATCGTTATCCGAGACACCCCTACCATCTCCGTCTCCCTGCCTTTGCTGGACCGAGTTCTGGGAGCTTTATGCCCGAGTAGCCGCTGGTGTCTTTGCCCAGCATTTCCAGGCCCTTTTGCAGGAGAACCCTCATAACTCCCCTGATTCGGCCACTGCTTTTTGCCACTGCTTCACAGACAGATCCATTCGACATTTTGAGAGTGAGCACGAGGGGACCGTCAGTAAAGATGGAACGGTGTGCTGGGTCACCCAATCTAACGTTACATCACTGGAGGAGGAAACAGCATCGCTGTCCCTGCTGCCGTCAGAAGCCTCCACACCATGCATGCCTACTCACACACAGGCTGCACCCACACCGGCCATGACCCAAGAAGGCTGTGGATCGAAGCAGTTCCAGAGTGCCGGAACATTTCAGGAGTTGTATGCTCATACTCCAATCCTCCCAccatcctcctcttcttcatgcTCTTCCTCTATGGGCGGGAATAACGGGCGGAGGGAGGACAGGGGAATAGCGGTAAAATATAACCAACCTGGATACAAAGACCTGGAAGAAGAGGAAGACAGCTGGGTGGGGCCTGTCACGGAAGAGGAGGTAGAAGCAGATGTAGTAGCAAGGGACAATGAGGGTGAGGATGATATGACCTCAGAAAGAGCTGATCTCAGCCAGATTTCGACATGCCCCAATCCCTCTGGCACACCAGCAAACTCTGGGTCAAAAGGCAATGGGAGATCCATTGGGGGTCAATTGAAGAATAAACTAAAAAAGTGGTTCTCTTTACACACCGTGGCCCACAGCGTCCGAGGGAGAGTGCATGGCATCTTGCACTGGAGCAGGTCTTCCAGTGACGCCCCTCAGAACTGCAGCTCGGCTAATTCTTCAGCACTACCACCAAGCAGCTTTGGTGCCTCCAGCAAGAAGGGCAGGCTGGTAAGGGAGGGAGGTGTGACTGTGTGCTCATCTTCGGAAGAGTTTGCCAGCAATCATGGATTCCCAGGAATTTCTTTTGGACTGCTGCGCCACGGCATGGACAGCACAGCATCGGGACATCCCACTGCCATGGGAGGAGCTGCAGGCGGAAAGGGGATGCATTGGCATGAGTGCCATCTAGTCCTGAAAGAACAACATGGGGATGGAGGATTGGAATATTTCCTGGAGTTTTACATCCCACCTACG ACATCCAATCCCAGAATGACTGTCCCATGTTGCTCTATTGTTGATGTGAGGAGCACTACAGCGACAGAGATGCCAGACAAAGAGAACACCTTTCTTCTGCAG TTGGAAGGTCAGGTGCTGTACGTGATCGAGACCAGAAATGCGGTTCAGATTAGAGCTTGGCTTAGTGAGATCAGAGGTACCGTTTTTTAA